The segment GGAAGAAACGACCACCGGCGTGCACAACCTCGTGAAGCTGGCCGAGCAAGGCAAACTGAAAGTTCCCGCGATCAACATCAACGACTCGGTGACGAAGTCGAAGTTCGACAACCTTTACGGCTGCCGTGAGTCCCTCGCGGACGGGATCAAGCGCGCGACCGACGTCATGATGGCGGGTAAAGTCGTCGTCGTCGCCGGTTACGGCGATGTGGGTAAGGGTTCGGCACACTCGGTGAAGGGTCTGGGCGCCCGCGTTCTGATCACGGAAATCGACCCCATCTGCGCGCTGCAAGCGGCGATGGAAGGTTTCGAAGTCGTCACCATGGAAGAAGCCGCGCCCATCGCGGACATCTTCGTCACGGCGACCGGCTGCTGCGACATCATCACCGAGAAGCACTTCTCGGTCATGAAGGACAACGCCATCGTCTGCAACATCGGTCACTTCGACATCGAAATCGATATGGCTTGGTTGAACAAAAACTCGAAGCTGCGCGAAGTGAAGCCGCAAGTCGACATCCACACCATGAAGAACGGCCGTCAGATCATCGTTCTGGCGAAAGGCCGCCTCGTGAACCTGGGCTGCGCGACCGGTCACCCCAGCTTCGTCATGAGCGCGTCGTTCACGAACCAAGTGATCGCGCAGATCGAGCTCTACACCAACATCAAGAAGTATCCCGAGAACACCGTCTACCGTCTGCCCAAGCAATTGGACGAGAAGGTCGCGGCGCTTCACCTTGATCACGTCGGCGTCGCTTTGACCAAGTTGTCGTCGAAGCAGTCGAAGTATCTTG is part of the Pseudobdellovibrionaceae bacterium genome and harbors:
- the ahcY gene encoding adenosylhomocysteinase, coding for MAPKAVKAPKADKAPAKKGAKGKADKINPWGTDYRVCEAAMKDPKVFAELARWGREEIKIAEKEMPGLMALRKEYGKQKVLKGARISGCLHMTIQTAVLIETLVELGAEVMWSSCNIFSTQDHAAVAIAAAGIPVYAWKGETDEEFNWCIEQTITNWGPQGFNMILDDGGDLTNMMHEPRFAKEMKNIIGLSEETTTGVHNLVKLAEQGKLKVPAININDSVTKSKFDNLYGCRESLADGIKRATDVMMAGKVVVVAGYGDVGKGSAHSVKGLGARVLITEIDPICALQAAMEGFEVVTMEEAAPIADIFVTATGCCDIITEKHFSVMKDNAIVCNIGHFDIEIDMAWLNKNSKLREVKPQVDIHTMKNGRQIIVLAKGRLVNLGCATGHPSFVMSASFTNQVIAQIELYTNIKKYPENTVYRLPKQLDEKVAALHLDHVGVALTKLSSKQSKYLDMPVSGPFKPEHYRY